In Sylvia atricapilla isolate bSylAtr1 chromosome 25, bSylAtr1.pri, whole genome shotgun sequence, a genomic segment contains:
- the ETNK2 gene encoding ethanolamine kinase 2 isoform X1 has product MGRGSGSAELAMAAPPARCPDCPRPERGGGGGTPAVPHLGVAVDERDVLPGALRIVRHLRPAWEPATVKTKLFTDGITNKLVACYTDEGMGDALLVRVYGRKTELLVDRETELRNFQVLRAHGCAPDLYCAFQNGLCYQFLPGIALGPHHVRDPHIFRLVAREMARVHAIHANGSLPRPILWQKLHKYLSLVKTELSPKGSEPRLPQDVPGPEALEQELAWMEETLPQLGSPVVLCHNDLLCKNIIYDRTREHVRFIDYEYTGYNYQAFDIGNHFNEFAGVKEVDYGLYPSKETQLQWLHSYLQAYKELTQGHPGDAQGRPGDIQVSQEELETLYVQVNKFSLICKVKV; this is encoded by the exons ATGGGCCGCGGCTCCGGCAGCGCGGAGCTGGCCATGGCCGCACCGCCCGCCCGCTGCCCCGACTGCCCGCggccggagcggggcggcggcggcgggacccCGGCCGTGCCGCACCTCGGCGTTGCGGTGGACGAGAGGGACGTGCTGCCCGGGGCGCTGCGGATCGTGCGGCACCTCAGACCCGCCTGGGAACCGGCCACGGTGAAGACCAAG CTCTTCACTGACGGCATCACCAACAAGCTGGTGGCCTGCTACACGGACGAGGGCATGGGGGACGCGCTGCTGGTGCGAGTGTACGGCAGGAAAACCGAGCTGCTGGTGGACAGGGAGACGGAGCTGAGGAATTTCCAGGTGCTGCGAGCCCACGGCTGCGCCCCCGACCTCTACTGCGCCTTCCAGAACGGCCTCTGCTACCAATTCCTGCCGGGAATCGCCCTGGGGCCCCACCACGTGCGGGATCCTCACATCTTCAG GCTGGTGGCCCGGGAGATGGCCCGAGTCCACGCCATCCACGCCAACGGGAGCCTGCCCAGGCCCATCCTGTGGCAGAAGCTGCACAAATACCTCAGCCTGGTGAAGACGGAGCTCAGCCCAAAGGGATCCGAGCCCAG GCTCCCGCAGGACGTGCCCGGCCCCGAGGcgctggagcaggagctggcctGGATGGAGGAGACGCTGCCCCAGCTGGGCTCGCCCGTGGTGCTGTGCCACAACGACCTCCTGTGCAAGAACATCATCTACGACAGGACACGAG AGCACGTCCGCTTCATCGACTACGAGTACACGGGGTACAACTACCAGGCCTTCGACATCGGGAACCACTTCAACGAGTTCGCAG gtGTCAAGGAGGTGGATTATGGCCTCTACCCCAGCAAGGAGACgcagctgcagtggctgcactCCTACCTGCAGGCCTACAAGGAGCTCACCCAGGGGCACCCAGGTGACGCCCAGGGGCGCCCAGGTGACATCCAGGtgtcccaggaggagctggagactCTCTACGTGCAAGTGAACAAGTTCTCCTTG ATATGCAAAGTTAAGGTTTAA
- the ETNK2 gene encoding ethanolamine kinase 2 isoform X3, whose product MGRGSGSAELAMAAPPARCPDCPRPERGGGGGTPAVPHLGVAVDERDVLPGALRIVRHLRPAWEPATVKTKLFTDGITNKLVACYTDEGMGDALLVRVYGRKTELLVDRETELRNFQVLRAHGCAPDLYCAFQNGLCYQFLPGIALGPHHVRDPHIFRLVAREMARVHAIHANGSLPRPILWQKLHKYLSLVKTELSPKGSEPRLPQDVPGPEALEQELAWMEETLPQLGSPVVLCHNDLLCKNIIYDRTREHVRFIDYEYTGYNYQAFDIGNHFNEFAGVKEVDYGLYPSKETQLQWLHSYLQAYKELTQGHPGDAQGRPGDIQVSQEELETLYVQVNKFSLASHFLWACWGLIQDKYSTIDFNFLRYAKLRFKQYFKMKPVVTALQVPK is encoded by the exons ATGGGCCGCGGCTCCGGCAGCGCGGAGCTGGCCATGGCCGCACCGCCCGCCCGCTGCCCCGACTGCCCGCggccggagcggggcggcggcggcgggacccCGGCCGTGCCGCACCTCGGCGTTGCGGTGGACGAGAGGGACGTGCTGCCCGGGGCGCTGCGGATCGTGCGGCACCTCAGACCCGCCTGGGAACCGGCCACGGTGAAGACCAAG CTCTTCACTGACGGCATCACCAACAAGCTGGTGGCCTGCTACACGGACGAGGGCATGGGGGACGCGCTGCTGGTGCGAGTGTACGGCAGGAAAACCGAGCTGCTGGTGGACAGGGAGACGGAGCTGAGGAATTTCCAGGTGCTGCGAGCCCACGGCTGCGCCCCCGACCTCTACTGCGCCTTCCAGAACGGCCTCTGCTACCAATTCCTGCCGGGAATCGCCCTGGGGCCCCACCACGTGCGGGATCCTCACATCTTCAG GCTGGTGGCCCGGGAGATGGCCCGAGTCCACGCCATCCACGCCAACGGGAGCCTGCCCAGGCCCATCCTGTGGCAGAAGCTGCACAAATACCTCAGCCTGGTGAAGACGGAGCTCAGCCCAAAGGGATCCGAGCCCAG GCTCCCGCAGGACGTGCCCGGCCCCGAGGcgctggagcaggagctggcctGGATGGAGGAGACGCTGCCCCAGCTGGGCTCGCCCGTGGTGCTGTGCCACAACGACCTCCTGTGCAAGAACATCATCTACGACAGGACACGAG AGCACGTCCGCTTCATCGACTACGAGTACACGGGGTACAACTACCAGGCCTTCGACATCGGGAACCACTTCAACGAGTTCGCAG gtGTCAAGGAGGTGGATTATGGCCTCTACCCCAGCAAGGAGACgcagctgcagtggctgcactCCTACCTGCAGGCCTACAAGGAGCTCACCCAGGGGCACCCAGGTGACGCCCAGGGGCGCCCAGGTGACATCCAGGtgtcccaggaggagctggagactCTCTACGTGCAAGTGAACAAGTTCTCCTTG GCATCCCATTTCCTCTGGGCGTGCTGGGGCCTGATCCAGGATAAATACTCGACCATAGACTTTAATTTCTTAAG ATATGCAAAGTTAAGGTTTAAACAATACTTCAAGATGAAGCCGGtggtcacagccctgcaggtCCCCAAATAG
- the ETNK2 gene encoding ethanolamine kinase 2 isoform X2 yields the protein MLFTDGITNKLVACYTDEGMGDALLVRVYGRKTELLVDRETELRNFQVLRAHGCAPDLYCAFQNGLCYQFLPGIALGPHHVRDPHIFRLVAREMARVHAIHANGSLPRPILWQKLHKYLSLVKTELSPKGSEPRLPQDVPGPEALEQELAWMEETLPQLGSPVVLCHNDLLCKNIIYDRTREHVRFIDYEYTGYNYQAFDIGNHFNEFAGVKEVDYGLYPSKETQLQWLHSYLQAYKELTQGHPGDAQGRPGDIQVSQEELETLYVQVNKFSLASHFLWACWGLIQDKYSTIDFNFLRYAKLRFKQYFKMKPVVTALQVPK from the exons ATG CTCTTCACTGACGGCATCACCAACAAGCTGGTGGCCTGCTACACGGACGAGGGCATGGGGGACGCGCTGCTGGTGCGAGTGTACGGCAGGAAAACCGAGCTGCTGGTGGACAGGGAGACGGAGCTGAGGAATTTCCAGGTGCTGCGAGCCCACGGCTGCGCCCCCGACCTCTACTGCGCCTTCCAGAACGGCCTCTGCTACCAATTCCTGCCGGGAATCGCCCTGGGGCCCCACCACGTGCGGGATCCTCACATCTTCAG GCTGGTGGCCCGGGAGATGGCCCGAGTCCACGCCATCCACGCCAACGGGAGCCTGCCCAGGCCCATCCTGTGGCAGAAGCTGCACAAATACCTCAGCCTGGTGAAGACGGAGCTCAGCCCAAAGGGATCCGAGCCCAG GCTCCCGCAGGACGTGCCCGGCCCCGAGGcgctggagcaggagctggcctGGATGGAGGAGACGCTGCCCCAGCTGGGCTCGCCCGTGGTGCTGTGCCACAACGACCTCCTGTGCAAGAACATCATCTACGACAGGACACGAG AGCACGTCCGCTTCATCGACTACGAGTACACGGGGTACAACTACCAGGCCTTCGACATCGGGAACCACTTCAACGAGTTCGCAG gtGTCAAGGAGGTGGATTATGGCCTCTACCCCAGCAAGGAGACgcagctgcagtggctgcactCCTACCTGCAGGCCTACAAGGAGCTCACCCAGGGGCACCCAGGTGACGCCCAGGGGCGCCCAGGTGACATCCAGGtgtcccaggaggagctggagactCTCTACGTGCAAGTGAACAAGTTCTCCTTG GCATCCCATTTCCTCTGGGCGTGCTGGGGCCTGATCCAGGATAAATACTCGACCATAGACTTTAATTTCTTAAG ATATGCAAAGTTAAGGTTTAAACAATACTTCAAGATGAAGCCGGtggtcacagccctgcaggtCCCCAAATAG